One window of the Xiphophorus couchianus chromosome 12, X_couchianus-1.0, whole genome shotgun sequence genome contains the following:
- the ift81 gene encoding intraflagellar transport protein 81 homolog gives MSEQLKFIVQQLNMEPFRKNFNLITFDSLEPMQLLQILNDVLAEIDPKQAMDIREEMPEQTVKRMSSLLGMLKYKPPGNLSDVSSFRQGLVTGSKPVVHPILHWLLQKVPELKKRVYLARFLVKLEVPAEFLQDDIINDTYHQYEELVEGFKTYHKEREHLRSSGFSTAEIRRDINAMEEEKDQLLKRVERVKRRVESVSNHQRMLEQARQLRVEKEREESLTHQKQEQKNQLFQAEQRLLRLQQQLKDLRQAAADAHPESLMKRLEEEIKINSYMVTEKLPKELEGLRRTVQYMQKVSSEPAMGQADLQDMEGKIKEVDSQINQLIEKKMMRNDPMDDKLTLYRQQASIIIRKKESKAEELQEAREELAAAERELKQRSSQGQGSNGEVVIRGDELKRLVAKLRSKGTTYKKKRQEIAELRAEYGVLQRTEEILRQRHDAVQQKLQTVEAQKGISGYSDTQEELERVSAIKSDLDEKKGRTLDDMSEMVKKLNSMIVEKKSALAPIIKELRSLRQRRAELNQEYEERKAQYESCAAGLESNRSKLEQEVKALREEMAQKENRYHYINSMSEIIEMQIQRAAEEMKAYVSSDPQEKKKTIREVYMKNIAEQELLGKKLREEQKVVRENHSANMEQMKMWRDLEQLMECKRQCFIKAQNQVSIGQVIQEGGEDRLVL, from the exons ATGAGCGAACAGCTGAAATTCATCGTTCAACAACTGAACATGGAGCCATTCAGGAAGAACTTTAACCTCATCACGTTTGATTCTCTAGAGCCTATGCAGCTACTACAGATTTTAAACGATGTTCTGGCTGAAATAGACCCAAAG CAAGCCATGGATATCCGAGAAGAAATGCCTGAGCAAACGGTGAAGAGGATGTCATCGCTGCTGGGGATGCTGAAATACAAACCTCCTGGGAACCTCTCTGACGT AAGCAGCTTCAGACAGGGTCTGGTGACTGGCAGCAAACCTGTGGTTCATCCAATCCTCCACTGGTTACTGCAGAAAGTCCCTGAGCTAAAGAAGAGGGTTTACCTGGCCCGTTTTCTGGTGAAGCTGGAGGTGCCCGCTGAGTTTTTGCAGGATGATATCATCAACGACACCTATCATCAG TATGAAGAGCTGGTGGAAGGATTTAAGACGTACCATAAGGAGCGTGAGCATCTGAGGAGTTCAGGCTTCTCCACGGCGGAAATCAGaagg GATATTAATGccatggaggaagaaaaagatcAACTCCTTAAACGTGTGGAGAGGGTGAAGAGGAGG GTGGAGTCGGTGTCCAACCATCAGCGAATGTTGGAGCAGGCCAGGCAGCTGCGAgtggagaaggagagagaggagtCACTCACTCATCAGAAGCAAGAGCAGAAGAATCAG CTGTTTCAGGCCGAGCAGAGACTCCTGAGGTTACAGCAACAGTTGAAGGACCTGCGTCAAGCAGCGGCGGACGCCCACCCAGAGA GCTTGATGAAGCGACTTGAGGAAGAAATAAAGATCAACTCCTACATGGTCACCGAAAAACTCCCCAAAGAGCTGGAGGGCCTGCGGCGCACAGTGCAGTACATGCAGAAGGTGTCGTCAGAGCCTGCGATGGgccaggctgacctccaggaCATGGAGGGCAAG ATTAAAGAAGTCGACTCTCAGATAAACCAGCTGATTGAGAAGAAGATGATGAGAAATGACCCCATGGACGACAAACTGACCCTCTATAGGCAACAG GCCTCTATCATCATTCGAAAGAAGGAGtcaaaggcagaggagctccaGGAAGCGAGGGAGGAGCTGGCCGCCGCGGAGAGGGAGCTGAAGCAGAGGAGCAGCCAGGGACAAGGCTCAAACGGGGAAGTAGTCATCCGCGGTGACGAG ctgaaACGCTTAGTGGCAAAATTGCGCAGCAAAGGAACAACCTACAAGAAGAAGAGGCAGGAAATTGCTGAGCTGAGAGCAGAATATGGAGTCCTCCAACGGACAGAGGAGATACTCAGACAGAGACACGACGCCGTCCAGCAGAAACTG CAAACCGTGGAGGCCCAGAAGGGCATCTCTGGATACAGCGACActcaggaggagctggagagggTCTCCGCCATCAAGAGCGACCTAGACGAGAAGAAGGGCCGCACTCTGGATGACATGTCTGAAATG GTGAAGAAGTTGAACTCGATGATTGTGGAGAAGAAATCCGCTCTCGCACCAATTATTAAAGAGCTGAGGTCACTGAGACAGCGGCGAGCG GAGCTGAATCAGGAGTATGAGGAGAGGAAGGCCCAGTATGAAAGTTGTGCTGCTGGTTTGGAGAGCAACAGATCCAAACTGGAACAA GAGGTGAAAGCGCTGAGGGAGGAGATGGCCCAGAAAGAAAACCGATACCATTACATCAACTCTATGTCAGAG ATCATTGAGATGCAAATTCAGCGCGCTGCTGAAGAGATGAAGGCCTATGTGTCATCTGATccacaggagaagaagaagaccaTCAG GGAAGTGTACATGAAGAACATTGCAGAACAGGAATTACTTGGCAAG